The proteins below are encoded in one region of Scatophagus argus isolate fScaArg1 chromosome 24, fScaArg1.pri, whole genome shotgun sequence:
- the ptger2a gene encoding prostaglandin E receptor 2a (subtype EP2) isoform X2, with amino-acid sequence MDTSDDPCHSQHNIDSTKSPVISAIMFAAGIVGNVAALVILEIRRCRDIRTKNRQRRSLFHILITSLVVTDLAGTCFVSPLVQLSYSRNTTLVGMSPENQSVCKYFGVSMTFFSLATLSLLFTMALERCFAIGYPYLYNQHVTMKCAYITIPSVFVLCTLFCLLPFAGFGNYVQYCPGTWCFIDMNPLGKEDRAYANLYATVMLVLVLAIVACNGFVVYQLFKMYQRRRRNGSVMGAARSTSDRRVTSIAEEVEHLVLLVFMTIIFIICTLPLVTNSSTSRPLKNPGYVIRKTKMRGEYLSEKFK; translated from the exons ATGGATACATCTGACGACCCGTGCCACAGCCAGCACAACATTGACTCCACCAAGAGCCCGGTGATCAGCGCCATCATGTTCGCAGCAGGCATCGTTGGCAACGTGGCTGCCCTGGTCATCCTGGAAATTCGTCGATGTAGAGACATAAGGACCAAAAACAGGCAGCGGCGTTCGCTGTTTCACATCCTCATCACATCGCTGGTGGTCACAGACTTGGCAGGCACCTGCTTCGTCAGCCCGCTGGTGCAGCTGTCGTATTCACGCAACACCACCTTAGTGGGGATGTCGCCCGAAAATCAAAGCGTGTGTAAATACTTTGGTGTCAGCATGACCTTCTTCAGCTTGGCCACCCTGTCCCTTCTCTTTACTATGGCACTAGAGAGATGCTTTGCCATTGGGTACCCCTACCTGTACAACCAGCATGTCACCATGAAATGTGCCTATATCACAAtcccatctgtgtttgtgttatgtaCCTTATTCTGTCTCCTTCCCTTTGCGGGATTTGGTAATTATGTACAATACTGTCCCGGCACATGGTGCTTCATCGACATGAACCCACTGGGAAAGGAGGATCGTGCTTATGCCAACCTGTATGCCACTGTGATGTTAGTGCTGGTGCTGGCTATCGTGGCGTGCAACGGTTTTGTTGTGTACCAGCTCTTCAAGATGTACCAGCGTCGGAGGAGGAACGGCTCAGTGATGGGGGCCGCTAGATCCACCAGCGACCGCAGGGTCACGTCCATAGCTGAGGAGGTGGAGCATCTCGTCCTGTTGGTCTTCATgaccatcatcttcatcatctgcaCGCTGCCCCTAGTG ACAAATTCATCAACATCACGTCCTTTGAAGAATCCAGGTTATGTCATCAGGAAGACCAAAATGAGAGGCGAGTATCTGTCTGAGAAATTTAAATGA
- the ptger2a gene encoding prostaglandin E receptor 2a (subtype EP2) isoform X1: MDTSDDPCHSQHNIDSTKSPVISAIMFAAGIVGNVAALVILEIRRCRDIRTKNRQRRSLFHILITSLVVTDLAGTCFVSPLVQLSYSRNTTLVGMSPENQSVCKYFGVSMTFFSLATLSLLFTMALERCFAIGYPYLYNQHVTMKCAYITIPSVFVLCTLFCLLPFAGFGNYVQYCPGTWCFIDMNPLGKEDRAYANLYATVMLVLVLAIVACNGFVVYQLFKMYQRRRRNGSVMGAARSTSDRRVTSIAEEVEHLVLLVFMTIIFIICTLPLVIRVYVNSTQPRTESHRLDLTALRFISVNPIIDPWVFIFLSPSVLHFCRASACQAPLVISRGSVCKSSLAKQNSPADLELSRPTLDYTVNFHTVESL, translated from the exons ATGGATACATCTGACGACCCGTGCCACAGCCAGCACAACATTGACTCCACCAAGAGCCCGGTGATCAGCGCCATCATGTTCGCAGCAGGCATCGTTGGCAACGTGGCTGCCCTGGTCATCCTGGAAATTCGTCGATGTAGAGACATAAGGACCAAAAACAGGCAGCGGCGTTCGCTGTTTCACATCCTCATCACATCGCTGGTGGTCACAGACTTGGCAGGCACCTGCTTCGTCAGCCCGCTGGTGCAGCTGTCGTATTCACGCAACACCACCTTAGTGGGGATGTCGCCCGAAAATCAAAGCGTGTGTAAATACTTTGGTGTCAGCATGACCTTCTTCAGCTTGGCCACCCTGTCCCTTCTCTTTACTATGGCACTAGAGAGATGCTTTGCCATTGGGTACCCCTACCTGTACAACCAGCATGTCACCATGAAATGTGCCTATATCACAAtcccatctgtgtttgtgttatgtaCCTTATTCTGTCTCCTTCCCTTTGCGGGATTTGGTAATTATGTACAATACTGTCCCGGCACATGGTGCTTCATCGACATGAACCCACTGGGAAAGGAGGATCGTGCTTATGCCAACCTGTATGCCACTGTGATGTTAGTGCTGGTGCTGGCTATCGTGGCGTGCAACGGTTTTGTTGTGTACCAGCTCTTCAAGATGTACCAGCGTCGGAGGAGGAACGGCTCAGTGATGGGGGCCGCTAGATCCACCAGCGACCGCAGGGTCACGTCCATAGCTGAGGAGGTGGAGCATCTCGTCCTGTTGGTCTTCATgaccatcatcttcatcatctgcaCGCTGCCCCTAGTG ATCCGAGTGTATGTCAACTCCACGCAGCCTCGCACGGAGTCTCACCGTCTGGACCTGACTGCCCTCCGCTTCATCTCTGTCAACCCCATCATCGACCCGTGGGTCTTTATCTTCTTGTCTCCCAGTGTGCTGCACTTTTGCAGGGCCTCAGCCTGCCAGGCGCCCTTGGTGATCTCCAGGGGTTCTGTGTGCAAATCATCACTGGCCAAACAGAACTCTCCGGCTGACCTGGAACTGTCTCGCCCAACATTGGACTACACCGTGAACTTTCACACTGTGGAATCTCTATGA